In Haematobia irritans isolate KBUSLIRL chromosome 1, ASM5000362v1, whole genome shotgun sequence, a genomic segment contains:
- the LOC142221095 gene encoding uncharacterized protein LOC142221095: MDRIKEKNNLEITTDTKGCAKIYDNDNATKSQQSACFNESKFETEHPEAEAYLQHLLNDGCNEGDSGYDMELPSWYNDKLFKQGQSYMDKYRFVIQSGMLTGLVAVLAIPTILKVLICTRQSSTPTTAYKRYVRTMLHTRAWYKYSPTDKNSKFWTSLKAVRKAHARSSRACAKLSAGQITQKDLALTQFGFIGFLSLGAYRIQLYDDEFLEATSHMWRVLGYLLGIKDEYNICGRNWAESKLRLDIVMRKVFEPALENPSAEFHDMAKALLDGLWHINSTLTVGSFLYFTKRLCYVRGYEYFDFDYRPGTKPNPLQYRYYKDLNWIDRFLVFYGLLIITYLHKYDIVRWYLNFRVWLNELFIDYLPYVAILKFGPKWAYVRIFNDRGGENEIDYHFKDD, from the exons atactaaaggctgtgctaAAATTTACGATAACGATAATGCTACTAAATCACAGCAGAGTGCATGCTTCAATGAATCTAAATTTGAGACAGAACATCCCGAGGCAGAAGCATATTTACAGCATTTATTGAACGATGGTTGCAATGAAGGTGATAGTGGTTACGATATGGAACTACCATCATGGTATAATGATAAATTATTCAAACA aGGACAAAGCTACATGGATAAATATCGCTTTGTTATACAAAGCGGTATGTTAACTGGTCTAGTTGCTGTTCTGGCCATTCCGACAATATTGAAAGTTCTAATTTGTACACGACAATCGTCCACACCTACTACAGCCTACAAGCGATATGTGCGTACTATGTTGCATACGAGAGCTTGGTATAAGTATTCGCCGAcagataaaaattcaaaattttggaccAGCTTAAAGGCGGTACGCAAAGCACATGCACGTTCAAGTAgagcctgtgcaaaattgtctGCGGGACAAATTACCCAGAAAGATTTGGCTTTGACACAGTTTGGTTTCATCGGCTTTCTAAGTTTGGGCGCTTATCGTATACAACTGTATGATGATGAATTTCTGGAGGCTACCTCGCATATGTGGAGAGTTTTGGGTTATCTGCTCGGAATCAAAGATGAATACAATATATGTGGACGAAACTGGGCCGAGTCCAAGTTGCGTCTCGACATTGTGATGCGTAAAGTATTTGAACCTGCTTTGGAGAATCCATCTGCGGAATTCCATGACATGGCCAAAGCTTTATTGGATGGTCTGTGGCATATAAATTCAACTCTAACCGTTGGATCTTTTCTCTATTTCACCAAACGTTTGTGTTACGTTCGAGGTTATGAATATTTCGATTTTGATTATCGTCCCGGTACAAAACCCAACCCATTGCAATATCGTTATTACAAAGATCTGAATTGGATTGATCGCTTCCTGGTATTCTATGGTCTTTTGATAATCACATATCTGCATAAATATGATATTGTACGCTGGTATTTAAACTTCCGCGTTTGGCTTAATGAATTATTTATAGATTACCTGCCCTATgttgcaattttgaaatttggaccaaaatGGGCATATGTACGCATCTTCAATGATCGTGGTGGCGAAAATGAAATTGATTATCATTTCAAGGATGATTAA
- the LOC142221094 gene encoding phenoloxidase-activating factor 2 isoform X2, with protein MLLWRYNVVVLALILVYVNASPQQNPANYDPDLTALVDSVFNQPSTSNSDPSTSQQQQKPQTQPTRAPTGFANIVTPDPIGANTQFNSISGRSQCNCVPYHLCDPSTNTATTTTEDESFDGFGLIDIRFNKDDDPVCEHFLDVCCDGNHTRSESLNPTPQEERPNRPKGCGIRNVGGIDFNITGANDNEAGFGEFPWTVALLNSGNSSYFCAGSLIHPRVVLTGVHCVIGRPLDSFVIRAGEWDTQTVKERLPYEESAASKVITHPQYNPRNVAYDFALIILRQSFTLGDHINVVCLPPANSSPAARTTCFSTGWGKDQFGAEGRYSAILKRLPLPIVDYNTCQTQFRGTRLGPKFALDRSFICAGGVVGIDTCQGDGGAPLVCPIGQASENRYQQSGIVAWGIGCNDPIPAAYAHVGLARDWIDQQMYANGFDTTSYSVY; from the exons ATGCTCCTCTGGCGGTACAATGTGGTTGTTCTGGCCTTAATTTTAGTCTATGTTAATGCCTCACCTCAACAAAATCCGGCCAATTACGATCCTGATCTTACAGCTTTGGTAGACAGCGTATTTAATCAGCCCAGTACATCTAATTCTGATCCCTCGACAtcg cagcaacaacaaaaaccgcAGACACAACCAACCCGAGCTCCAACTGGTTTTGCCAATATTGTCACTCCAGATCCAATTGGCGCAAATACACAGTTCAACTCAATCAGTGGTCGCTCTCAATGTAATTGTGTGCCCTATCATTTGTGTGATCCTAGCACTAATACTGCAACAACTACCACAGAGGATGAAAGTTTCGATGGTTTTGGTTTAATCGATATTCGTTTCAACAAAGATGACGATCCTGTATGTGAACATTTCCTCGACGTATGTTGTGATGGTAACCATACACGTTCTGAAAGTTTAAATCCCACACCTCAAGAGGAGAGACCAAATCGACCCAAGGGATGTGGTATTCGCAATGTGGGTGGTATTGATTTCAATATAACCGGAGCTAATGACAACGAAGCTGGTTTTGGGGAATTCCCTTGGACTGTTGCTCTACTGAATTCTGGAAATTCTAGCTATTTCTGTGCCGGTTCTCTGATCCATCCCCGAGTAGTTTTGACAGGAGTCCATTGTGTTATTGGTCGACCATTGGATAGTTTTGTGATACGTGCCGGCGAATGGGATACGCAAACGGTAAAGGAACGTTTGCCATACGAAGAAAGTGCTGCCTCCAAAGTGATTACGCATCCTCAATATAATCCCCGAAATGTGGCCTATGATTTTGCTTTGATCATTCTCAGACAGTCGTTTACATTGGGTGATCACATTAACGTGGTTTGCTTGCCGCCGGCCAATAGTTCACCAGCCGCCAGAACAACATGTTTCTCTACCGGTTGGGGTAAGGATCAATTCGGAGCAGAGGGTCGCTACAGTGCTATTTTGAAGCGTTTGCCATTGCCCATTGTGGATTATAACACATGTCAGACACAATTTCGTGGAACTCGTTTAGGACCCAAATTCGCTTTGGATCGTTCGTTTATTTGTGCTGGAGGTGTGGTTGGCATTGATACCTGCCAAGGTGATGGTGGAGCACCTTTAGTATGTCCCATTGGTCAAGCATCCGAAAATCGTTACCAACAGAGTGGCATTGTAGCTTGGGGAATCGGATGTAATGATCCCATACCAGCAGCTTATGCTCATGTAGGCCTAGCTAGAGACTGGATCGATCAGCAAATGTATGCTAATGGATTTGACACAACCTCCTATAGTGTATATTGA
- the LOC142221094 gene encoding phenoloxidase-activating factor 2 isoform X1, producing MLLWRYNVVVLALILVYVNASPQQNPANYDPDLTALVDSVFNQPSTSNSDPSTSQQQQQKPQTQPTRAPTGFANIVTPDPIGANTQFNSISGRSQCNCVPYHLCDPSTNTATTTTEDESFDGFGLIDIRFNKDDDPVCEHFLDVCCDGNHTRSESLNPTPQEERPNRPKGCGIRNVGGIDFNITGANDNEAGFGEFPWTVALLNSGNSSYFCAGSLIHPRVVLTGVHCVIGRPLDSFVIRAGEWDTQTVKERLPYEESAASKVITHPQYNPRNVAYDFALIILRQSFTLGDHINVVCLPPANSSPAARTTCFSTGWGKDQFGAEGRYSAILKRLPLPIVDYNTCQTQFRGTRLGPKFALDRSFICAGGVVGIDTCQGDGGAPLVCPIGQASENRYQQSGIVAWGIGCNDPIPAAYAHVGLARDWIDQQMYANGFDTTSYSVY from the exons ATGCTCCTCTGGCGGTACAATGTGGTTGTTCTGGCCTTAATTTTAGTCTATGTTAATGCCTCACCTCAACAAAATCCGGCCAATTACGATCCTGATCTTACAGCTTTGGTAGACAGCGTATTTAATCAGCCCAGTACATCTAATTCTGATCCCTCGACAtcg cagcagcaacaacaaaaaccgcAGACACAACCAACCCGAGCTCCAACTGGTTTTGCCAATATTGTCACTCCAGATCCAATTGGCGCAAATACACAGTTCAACTCAATCAGTGGTCGCTCTCAATGTAATTGTGTGCCCTATCATTTGTGTGATCCTAGCACTAATACTGCAACAACTACCACAGAGGATGAAAGTTTCGATGGTTTTGGTTTAATCGATATTCGTTTCAACAAAGATGACGATCCTGTATGTGAACATTTCCTCGACGTATGTTGTGATGGTAACCATACACGTTCTGAAAGTTTAAATCCCACACCTCAAGAGGAGAGACCAAATCGACCCAAGGGATGTGGTATTCGCAATGTGGGTGGTATTGATTTCAATATAACCGGAGCTAATGACAACGAAGCTGGTTTTGGGGAATTCCCTTGGACTGTTGCTCTACTGAATTCTGGAAATTCTAGCTATTTCTGTGCCGGTTCTCTGATCCATCCCCGAGTAGTTTTGACAGGAGTCCATTGTGTTATTGGTCGACCATTGGATAGTTTTGTGATACGTGCCGGCGAATGGGATACGCAAACGGTAAAGGAACGTTTGCCATACGAAGAAAGTGCTGCCTCCAAAGTGATTACGCATCCTCAATATAATCCCCGAAATGTGGCCTATGATTTTGCTTTGATCATTCTCAGACAGTCGTTTACATTGGGTGATCACATTAACGTGGTTTGCTTGCCGCCGGCCAATAGTTCACCAGCCGCCAGAACAACATGTTTCTCTACCGGTTGGGGTAAGGATCAATTCGGAGCAGAGGGTCGCTACAGTGCTATTTTGAAGCGTTTGCCATTGCCCATTGTGGATTATAACACATGTCAGACACAATTTCGTGGAACTCGTTTAGGACCCAAATTCGCTTTGGATCGTTCGTTTATTTGTGCTGGAGGTGTGGTTGGCATTGATACCTGCCAAGGTGATGGTGGAGCACCTTTAGTATGTCCCATTGGTCAAGCATCCGAAAATCGTTACCAACAGAGTGGCATTGTAGCTTGGGGAATCGGATGTAATGATCCCATACCAGCAGCTTATGCTCATGTAGGCCTAGCTAGAGACTGGATCGATCAGCAAATGTATGCTAATGGATTTGACACAACCTCCTATAGTGTATATTGA